Proteins co-encoded in one Brassica rapa cultivar Chiifu-401-42 chromosome A02, CAAS_Brap_v3.01, whole genome shotgun sequence genomic window:
- the LOC103852669 gene encoding 60S ribosomal protein L27a-3: MTTRFKKNRKKRGHVSAGHGRIGKHRKHPGGRGNAGGMHHHRILFDKYHPGYFGKVGMRYFHKLRNKFFCPIVNLDRLWSLVPEDVKAKATKDKVPLIDVTQHGFFKVLGKGHLPENKPFVVKAKLISKTAEKKIKEAGGAVVLTA, translated from the coding sequence ATGACGACGAGATTCAAGAAGAACAGGAAGAAGCGTGGCCACGTCAGCGCCGGACATGGTCGTATCGGAAAGCACCGAAAGCATCCCGGAGGTCGTGGTAACGCCGGAGGAATGCACCACCACCGGATCCTCTTCGACAAGTACCATCCCGGTTACTTCGGTAAAGTCGGTATGCGATACTTCCACAAGCTTCGCAACAAGTTCTTCTGCCCGATCGTCAACCTCGACAGGCTTTGGTCGCTCGTCCCCGAGGACGTGAAGGCGAAAGCGACCAAGGACAAGGTTCCTTTGATCGATGTGACGCAGCACGGGTTCTTCAAGGTGTTGGGGAAAGGTCATTTGCCTGAGAACAAGCCTTTTGTGGTGAAGGCGAAGCTTATCTCGAAGACTGCTGAGAAGAAGATTAAGGAAGCTGGTGGTGCTGTTGTTCTTACAGCTTAG